In one Rhodococcus sp. B50 genomic region, the following are encoded:
- a CDS encoding NDMA-dependent alcohol dehydrogenase, protein MRTRGAIIRSTPGIYEVVDLELDEPRRGELTVEMVAAGLCHSDDHIATGDHAVGVYPICGGHEGAGVVVQVGPETHGWSVGDHVVFSFLAACGRCRWCAKGLQNLCDRGAAIMTGSRPDDPTSFRLTLDGAPVAQTCGLSTFSQYTTVSVDSAIKVDKGLPLEKLCLLGCGVGTGWGAAVNSAEVYPGQTVIVQGIGGIGINAIQGAAHAGAARIIAVDPVPFKRESALRFGATHAVADMAEATEIARSYTNGQGADSAIVTVGVTTGEHIAEAFSAIRKAGTCVVTGLGKMTDVGIPVSAMELVLYQKRLQGSLFGASAPTADIPWLIDLYTSGALKLDELVTTTYKLDDIAQGFVDMHEGRNLRGVVLF, encoded by the coding sequence ATGAGAACTCGCGGCGCGATCATCCGCAGCACGCCCGGAATCTACGAGGTGGTCGACCTCGAGCTCGACGAGCCGCGCCGCGGCGAACTGACCGTCGAGATGGTGGCCGCTGGGTTGTGCCATTCCGACGACCACATCGCCACCGGTGACCATGCGGTCGGGGTCTACCCGATCTGCGGTGGCCACGAAGGCGCCGGTGTCGTCGTGCAGGTGGGCCCGGAAACGCACGGCTGGAGTGTGGGGGACCACGTGGTCTTCTCGTTCCTGGCCGCCTGCGGCCGATGCCGCTGGTGCGCGAAGGGACTGCAGAATCTGTGCGACCGGGGCGCGGCGATCATGACCGGCAGCCGACCCGACGATCCGACGAGTTTCCGGTTGACCCTCGACGGGGCGCCGGTGGCCCAGACCTGTGGGCTGTCGACCTTCAGTCAGTACACGACGGTCAGTGTCGACTCGGCGATCAAGGTGGACAAGGGCCTGCCGCTCGAGAAGCTGTGCCTGCTCGGTTGTGGTGTGGGGACCGGTTGGGGTGCGGCGGTCAACTCGGCCGAGGTGTATCCGGGACAGACCGTGATCGTCCAGGGCATCGGTGGCATCGGCATCAACGCAATACAGGGTGCTGCGCACGCGGGAGCTGCCCGGATCATCGCGGTCGACCCTGTGCCGTTCAAGCGTGAGTCCGCGCTGCGGTTCGGCGCCACGCACGCGGTCGCCGACATGGCGGAGGCGACGGAGATTGCCCGGTCGTACACCAACGGTCAGGGCGCGGACTCGGCGATCGTCACCGTCGGTGTGACGACGGGCGAACACATCGCGGAGGCGTTCTCGGCGATCCGTAAGGCAGGGACGTGTGTCGTGACGGGGCTGGGCAAGATGACGGATGTCGGTATCCCCGTCAGCGCAATGGAACTGGTGCTCTACCAGAAGCGCTTGCAGGGCTCGCTCTTCGGCGCCTCCGCGCCGACGGCGGACATCCCGTGGTTGATCGATCTGTACACCTCGGGTGCGTTGAAGCTCGACGAACTGGTTACGACCACCTACAAGCTCGACGACATCGCCCAGGGATTCGTCGACATGCACGAGGGCAGGAACCTGCGCGGAGTCGTCCTGTTCTGA
- a CDS encoding aldehyde dehydrogenase family protein: MTIVTSADPGLGELLEKQRRQFRSQRSSTGAQRRKRIQCVIDMLVARTDEIVDAIDADFGGRHPGYSTTNDVLGSLSALKYARDRLEEWMRPQQRTPFSPYDQLGATASVHYQPKGSVAIIGTWNAPVFTLLSPLAGVLAAGNRAVLKPSEVVPHTSRALADAAVEFLDPADIAVVTGGPDVAKALTSLPFDHIVFTGGEAAGRSVMANAALNLVPVTLELGGKSPVIVGRSADIATAAYRIAVGKATNSGQLCVGPDTVYVPAEALEPFLDAVGATYRELFPTIAGNPDVTAIVDDRHVARIDGYVRQAQELGARVVVTPDEPGTTDERRRPLRIVVDPPESAAVSQEEIFGPVMVVRAYDDLGQVLGAINSGRKPLALYWFGQDDDERRIVLECTTSGGVTINDIAMHPGMLDAPFGGIGSSGMGHYNGREGFLEFSHTRTVFVSPECDPRREWGMLPPYADGYRAGMSAQVTP; this comes from the coding sequence ATGACTATTGTGACCAGCGCCGATCCCGGTCTCGGCGAGTTGCTCGAGAAGCAGCGGCGACAGTTCCGTTCCCAGCGCAGCAGCACGGGCGCGCAACGACGAAAGCGGATCCAGTGTGTGATCGACATGCTCGTCGCCCGCACGGACGAGATCGTGGACGCGATCGATGCCGACTTCGGCGGACGCCATCCCGGCTATTCGACGACCAACGATGTGCTTGGTTCACTCTCGGCGCTGAAATACGCGCGTGATCGCCTCGAAGAATGGATGCGTCCGCAGCAGCGGACCCCCTTCTCCCCGTACGACCAGCTGGGTGCGACCGCGTCGGTGCACTATCAGCCCAAGGGCTCGGTCGCGATCATCGGAACGTGGAACGCCCCGGTGTTCACCCTCCTCAGCCCGCTGGCGGGCGTCCTGGCCGCAGGGAACCGCGCTGTTCTCAAGCCGTCCGAGGTCGTACCGCACACGTCCCGGGCGTTGGCGGACGCCGCCGTCGAGTTCCTCGACCCCGCCGACATCGCTGTGGTCACCGGCGGACCGGACGTCGCGAAGGCGCTGACCTCCCTGCCTTTCGATCACATCGTGTTCACCGGCGGGGAAGCAGCCGGCCGCTCGGTGATGGCGAACGCGGCTCTCAACCTGGTGCCCGTCACGCTCGAACTCGGAGGCAAGTCTCCGGTGATCGTCGGTCGGTCCGCGGACATCGCGACGGCCGCCTACCGCATCGCGGTCGGTAAGGCCACCAACAGCGGCCAGCTGTGCGTCGGTCCTGACACCGTGTACGTCCCGGCAGAGGCGCTCGAGCCGTTCCTCGACGCGGTGGGCGCGACTTACCGGGAACTGTTCCCGACGATTGCCGGCAACCCGGACGTCACGGCGATCGTCGACGACCGGCACGTGGCGCGAATCGACGGATATGTACGTCAGGCACAGGAACTCGGGGCCAGGGTCGTGGTGACACCGGACGAGCCCGGTACCACCGACGAGCGCCGCCGTCCGCTCCGCATCGTCGTCGACCCGCCGGAGTCCGCAGCCGTCTCCCAGGAAGAGATCTTCGGTCCGGTCATGGTGGTACGCGCCTACGACGACCTGGGGCAGGTGCTGGGCGCGATCAACTCCGGCCGCAAACCGCTCGCGCTGTACTGGTTCGGGCAGGACGACGACGAACGGCGAATCGTCCTCGAATGCACCACCTCGGGCGGCGTCACCATCAACGACATCGCGATGCACCCGGGCATGCTCGACGCGCCCTTCGGGGGAATCGGATCATCCGGCATGGGTCACTACAACGGCCGGGAGGGATTCCTCGAATTCAGTCACACCCGAACCGTGTTCGTTTCTCCGGAGTGCGACCCGCGGCGTGAGTGGGGGATGTTGCCTCCCTACGCCGACGGTTACCGAGCCGGCATGTCCGCTCAGGTGACGCCGTAA
- a CDS encoding TetR/AcrR family transcriptional regulator, producing MTDRVTREADRRRRRPTKTGVTLDEKMIVDTALRMLEQHGPAGLSTRRLGRALGADHTALYRYFRGMDDLELALTDELINRVTENWHPTGDWKADLYRWGLSAHAVYMQYPQAAMISATRISGRPAELAAVDRILGLLRNAGFSDRHTVMYYECFTTQMLSYAAWDGARKLMPGRNQEADIRRWQNIYARVSPDHYPNIAATAQHIAQLGARNAYPLALRILIAGMQATLEHPGTSPTTVTGRSK from the coding sequence GTGACCGATCGAGTAACGCGGGAAGCGGACCGCAGGCGTCGAAGGCCGACCAAGACAGGCGTCACGCTCGACGAGAAGATGATCGTCGACACGGCATTGCGGATGCTCGAGCAGCACGGGCCGGCGGGACTGTCGACCCGCCGACTCGGCCGGGCGCTCGGAGCGGACCACACCGCGCTCTACCGCTACTTCCGCGGCATGGACGACCTGGAACTGGCCCTTACCGATGAGTTGATCAATCGCGTGACCGAGAACTGGCACCCGACAGGAGACTGGAAAGCGGACCTGTACCGATGGGGTCTGAGCGCCCACGCCGTATACATGCAGTACCCACAAGCGGCGATGATTTCGGCTACCCGCATCTCGGGTCGCCCCGCCGAACTCGCAGCTGTCGACCGGATTCTCGGCCTGCTGCGCAATGCCGGATTCTCGGACCGCCACACGGTCATGTACTACGAGTGCTTCACTACCCAGATGCTGTCCTACGCCGCCTGGGACGGTGCCAGGAAACTGATGCCCGGGCGGAATCAAGAGGCCGACATCCGACGATGGCAGAACATCTACGCTCGCGTCTCCCCCGACCACTACCCGAACATCGCCGCAACCGCGCAACACATCGCACAGTTGGGAGCGCGCAACGCCTATCCGCTTGCGTTACGAATCCTGATCGCCGGCATGCAGGCCACACTCGAACATCCCGGCACGTCACCGACAACCGTCACCGGCCGTAGCAAGTAG
- a CDS encoding MmgE/PrpD family protein, translated as MTSSVLAQWAHDLTIADLSDDVRHAVARHLLDGVGNAVAAQRLGYGQAAWTVADALGGPAEARALTAKRAISAPAAGMATAVLVHALDFDDTHAGALVHATAVSLPAAFAVGQQVRATGAEVLTAAAIGLETACRLGAVSPHGFHGRGLHATAVVGPFAAALVAGKLTRLPVPVLVHALGVAGSSSGGLLEFLDTDADTKALHPGSATLGGILAARLAAAGASGPTSVLEGRRGVYASMSERPADLTALTDGLGTDWEATRIGIKPYPSCQLMHVTLDAVAAALTDTAADPAQVADIEVHVHPDSVPIVCGPNAGVAAPRSTYDGKFDLPWSVAALVHDGRIDVATYTDASIARKSVLATARTVRVVEAPTEGPAASAPGHAIITLADGRVLEGRVEGSRGTAAFPLDDQQLLAKFTANCGDHPRAAELADRIFGLVDEPDLTAVLDLAALIAPAPLH; from the coding sequence GTGACGTCGTCGGTACTCGCACAATGGGCCCACGACCTGACCATCGCGGACCTGTCCGACGATGTCCGGCACGCTGTAGCCCGGCATCTTCTCGATGGGGTCGGTAATGCCGTCGCCGCGCAACGCCTCGGATACGGGCAAGCGGCGTGGACGGTTGCCGATGCGCTCGGCGGTCCGGCCGAGGCCAGAGCGCTGACCGCGAAGCGGGCGATCTCGGCTCCGGCTGCAGGTATGGCGACCGCGGTGCTGGTGCACGCGTTGGACTTCGACGACACCCATGCCGGTGCCCTCGTTCACGCTACAGCGGTGTCGCTGCCTGCAGCATTCGCTGTCGGACAACAAGTTCGAGCTACCGGAGCAGAAGTTCTCACCGCCGCTGCGATCGGACTGGAGACGGCGTGCCGGCTCGGGGCCGTCAGCCCTCATGGCTTCCACGGACGCGGACTGCACGCGACAGCCGTGGTCGGACCGTTCGCCGCGGCCCTTGTCGCGGGCAAGTTGACCAGGTTGCCGGTGCCGGTGTTGGTGCACGCTCTCGGTGTCGCGGGCTCGTCGAGTGGAGGGCTGCTCGAGTTCCTCGATACCGATGCCGACACCAAGGCGCTTCACCCCGGCTCGGCCACACTGGGCGGGATCCTCGCAGCCCGACTGGCTGCTGCAGGCGCCAGCGGCCCGACCTCGGTGCTCGAAGGGCGTCGAGGTGTGTACGCGTCGATGTCGGAGCGACCCGCAGACCTCACGGCGTTGACGGATGGATTGGGCACCGACTGGGAAGCGACCCGCATCGGCATCAAGCCCTACCCGAGTTGCCAACTCATGCACGTCACCCTCGACGCGGTCGCAGCGGCTCTGACCGATACGGCTGCGGATCCCGCACAGGTGGCCGACATCGAGGTGCACGTTCATCCGGATTCCGTGCCGATCGTGTGTGGTCCGAACGCCGGTGTGGCTGCACCCCGTAGCACCTACGACGGCAAATTCGACCTGCCGTGGAGCGTCGCTGCACTCGTGCACGACGGACGTATCGACGTCGCGACCTACACCGACGCATCGATCGCCCGAAAGTCGGTACTCGCGACCGCCCGCACGGTTCGTGTCGTCGAAGCCCCGACCGAGGGGCCGGCGGCGTCGGCACCCGGGCATGCGATCATCACCCTCGCCGACGGGCGTGTGCTCGAGGGACGCGTCGAAGGCAGCCGCGGCACCGCCGCATTCCCCCTCGACGACCAGCAGTTGCTCGCCAAGTTCACCGCCAACTGCGGCGATCATCCTCGTGCCGCGGAGCTTGCCGACCGGATCTTCGGGCTTGTCGACGAGCCGGATCTGACCGCAGTCCTCGATCTTGCGGCCCTCATCGCGCCCGCACCCCTGCACTGA
- a CDS encoding acyl-CoA dehydrogenase family protein, translating into MDFTFDEQQLEFRKALRHFVDKEIVPVANEWERSGRYPTEIVEHMKAMGLFGITTPEEYGGIDLDKVSFTLVYEELARGWMGIAGILGSHNLSCWMINRHGTEEQKQNLLPKLATGEWRTGIGLTEPGAGTDLQGIRTTARRDGDHYVVNGAKTWITNARHANVLPVLVKTDPSAEPAHKGMSILLIDTTLPGFEVQRDLGKLGYKGTESCEILLDNVRVPADVLLGGTEGRGLQQALSGLEIGRLNIAGRSVGIAQAAYDAALSYARERTAFGQPIADFQAIQLKLADIATHLQAARLMTYWAASQADSGKRVDMEAGMAKYFASETAITASLEAMRIHGGYGYSTEFVVERLYRDAPLMSIGEGTNDIMRTVIAKALVSGSGVIG; encoded by the coding sequence ATGGATTTCACCTTCGACGAGCAGCAATTGGAGTTCCGAAAGGCGTTGCGTCACTTCGTGGACAAGGAAATCGTGCCCGTCGCCAATGAGTGGGAGAGGTCGGGACGGTATCCAACCGAGATCGTCGAACACATGAAGGCCATGGGACTGTTCGGCATCACCACGCCCGAGGAGTACGGCGGTATCGACCTCGACAAGGTGTCGTTCACGTTGGTATACGAGGAGCTGGCCCGCGGCTGGATGGGCATCGCCGGGATTCTGGGTAGCCACAACCTGTCCTGCTGGATGATCAACCGGCACGGCACCGAGGAACAGAAGCAGAACTTGCTGCCGAAGTTGGCCACGGGGGAGTGGCGGACCGGTATCGGTCTTACCGAGCCTGGCGCGGGCACGGACCTGCAGGGCATCCGGACGACCGCGCGCCGCGACGGTGACCACTATGTCGTCAACGGTGCCAAGACGTGGATCACCAATGCTCGGCACGCGAATGTCCTCCCGGTCCTGGTGAAGACCGACCCGTCCGCGGAGCCGGCACACAAGGGCATGAGCATCCTGTTGATCGACACCACGCTCCCCGGGTTCGAGGTGCAACGCGACCTCGGCAAACTGGGTTACAAGGGCACCGAGTCCTGCGAGATTCTGCTCGACAATGTCCGGGTCCCTGCCGACGTGTTGCTCGGGGGAACGGAAGGTCGCGGTCTGCAGCAGGCACTGTCGGGCCTCGAGATCGGGAGGCTCAACATTGCGGGCCGCAGCGTCGGTATCGCACAGGCCGCCTACGACGCAGCCCTGTCCTACGCGCGGGAGCGCACCGCGTTCGGGCAGCCGATCGCAGATTTCCAGGCCATCCAACTCAAGCTGGCGGACATCGCCACTCATCTGCAGGCTGCGCGTCTGATGACGTATTGGGCGGCATCACAAGCAGATTCGGGCAAGCGCGTGGATATGGAGGCCGGAATGGCGAAGTACTTCGCGTCCGAGACTGCCATCACTGCGAGCCTCGAAGCGATGCGTATCCACGGCGGCTACGGATACTCGACGGAGTTCGTCGTCGAGCGGTTGTACCGCGACGCTCCCCTCATGTCGATCGGTGAGGGCACAAACGACATCATGCGGACCGTCATCGCCAAGGCACTGGTCTCCGGTTCCGGGGTCATCGGGTGA
- a CDS encoding amidase family protein translates to MTTHPTPESVVPHGITSDDKPWQWTATQMASAVATGRVSSREVVASCLERIDEVNPHLNALVEVRPDEALALADDADRRRSAGEELGPLHGVPVSIKVNSDQAGYATTQGVVAFRDAIAKEDSPHVASLRRAGAVLMGRSNSPAFAYRWFTNNDLHGRTLNPWDSSRTPGGSSGGASSAVASGMVPVAGGNDIGGSVRYPAYACGVVGLRPTVGRVAQTYHPDDVDASLSVQTMLVQGPLARSVADIRLTMSALGDFSPRDPAFVPGARAAARPERPLRVGRVRSLGVAEPTDAVSASLDQAAYWLQDLGYIVEDIELPVLAEAYRLWYLLCMEEFRLAMPMVEEVGDEGMQKAAAHYYAVASDWWGEKPTLETFINGYARRGTLIRELAKILDSYPIVLLPVSAEQAFEQDADIESVESMRRLMAAQASMMAIPVLGFPAMSVPTGIVEGLPTGVQLLGRRFDEDTLLDAAAIIEARAGTFTPIDPR, encoded by the coding sequence ATGACAACACATCCCACACCCGAATCAGTCGTCCCTCACGGCATCACCTCGGATGACAAGCCGTGGCAATGGACCGCCACACAGATGGCCTCGGCGGTGGCCACCGGCCGCGTCTCGAGCCGCGAGGTGGTCGCAAGCTGCCTGGAACGGATCGACGAGGTCAATCCGCACCTCAACGCCCTCGTCGAGGTGCGCCCGGACGAGGCGCTTGCTCTGGCCGACGATGCGGACCGTCGCCGATCCGCCGGGGAGGAGCTCGGACCCCTTCACGGCGTGCCTGTCTCGATCAAAGTGAATTCGGACCAGGCCGGCTACGCCACCACCCAGGGCGTGGTGGCATTCCGCGATGCCATCGCGAAGGAAGACAGTCCGCACGTGGCGAGCCTGCGCCGTGCCGGGGCCGTGCTCATGGGACGAAGCAACTCTCCCGCGTTCGCCTACCGGTGGTTCACCAACAACGACCTGCACGGGCGCACCCTCAATCCGTGGGACTCCTCCCGGACACCGGGCGGATCGAGCGGCGGAGCAAGCTCCGCTGTCGCCTCCGGAATGGTGCCCGTCGCCGGCGGCAACGACATCGGTGGGTCGGTGCGGTACCCGGCATACGCCTGCGGAGTGGTGGGCCTGCGACCCACCGTCGGACGCGTAGCGCAGACCTACCATCCGGACGATGTCGACGCGAGCCTGTCCGTGCAGACCATGCTGGTCCAGGGTCCACTGGCCCGCAGCGTCGCCGACATCCGGCTGACGATGAGTGCACTCGGCGACTTCAGCCCCCGGGATCCGGCCTTCGTTCCCGGTGCACGGGCCGCCGCGCGCCCCGAGCGTCCGCTGCGGGTCGGCCGCGTGCGGAGCCTAGGTGTCGCCGAACCCACGGACGCAGTGAGTGCTTCCCTCGACCAGGCTGCCTACTGGCTTCAGGACCTCGGTTACATCGTGGAGGACATCGAACTGCCCGTCCTCGCCGAGGCCTACCGGCTGTGGTATCTGCTGTGCATGGAGGAGTTCCGTCTCGCCATGCCGATGGTCGAAGAGGTGGGTGATGAGGGAATGCAGAAGGCAGCAGCCCACTACTACGCCGTAGCCTCCGACTGGTGGGGCGAGAAGCCCACTCTCGAGACCTTCATCAACGGCTACGCGCGGCGGGGCACTCTCATCCGTGAACTCGCGAAGATTCTCGATTCCTATCCGATCGTCCTCCTCCCGGTTTCGGCCGAGCAGGCATTCGAGCAGGACGCCGATATCGAAAGTGTCGAAAGCATGCGCCGGCTCATGGCCGCGCAGGCCTCCATGATGGCCATTCCCGTCCTCGGATTCCCCGCCATGTCGGTGCCGACCGGGATCGTCGAAGGTCTACCCACGGGGGTGCAGTTGCTCGGCCGACGGTTCGATGAGGATACCCTGCTCGATGCTGCCGCCATCATCGAGGCGCGGGCCGGCACATTCACCCCGATCGATCCTCGGTGA
- a CDS encoding FAD-binding oxidoreductase, which yields MATKSWWGWGNVEDAVTDSERANLTERVAALMPGADLTVHEPPPLNELSVPSPRIQAPQTLAELASTDLQDRVAHSHGQAFRDVVRNLIGRVEHVPDQVLRPRTEHDVLAIVDWCGENDIALIPFGGGTSVVGGVEPRTGHEYAGSISLDLARLNRILEVDRTSRAARIQAGIVGPDLEAGLRPHGLTLRHFPQSFEFSTLGGWLATRAGGHYATVYTHIDDMTESLRVVTPAGISQSRRLPGSGAGPSPDRLFLGSEGILGVITEAWMRVQDRPRYRAGAAVLFDDYPTAVDATRTIAQAGLFPANCRLLDPMEAFLNAATPSAGGVLVLGFESADHPVAEAMNRAAQICTDFGGRIPDGISVTESDDTATRPGAADTWRSSFLRMPYQRDALAAQSMIVETFETACTWDRFDELRHAVHAAAEQAFASIGSTGLVSCRFTHIYPDGPAPYFGIYASGTWGQTVEQWDEIKAAVSEALATCGASITHHHAVGRDHRSWYDRQRPEPFAIALRAAKSALDPAGILNPGVLIDPTSRTPGRR from the coding sequence ATGGCCACGAAGTCATGGTGGGGATGGGGCAACGTCGAGGACGCGGTCACCGACAGTGAGCGCGCGAACCTGACCGAGCGAGTAGCCGCCCTGATGCCCGGCGCCGACCTGACCGTCCACGAGCCGCCGCCGCTCAACGAACTCTCCGTGCCCTCACCCCGGATCCAGGCTCCCCAGACGCTGGCCGAACTGGCATCGACCGACCTCCAGGACCGCGTCGCACACAGCCACGGCCAGGCCTTCCGCGACGTGGTCCGCAACCTGATCGGGCGCGTCGAGCACGTGCCCGATCAGGTGCTGCGTCCACGAACCGAGCACGACGTCCTCGCCATTGTCGACTGGTGCGGTGAGAACGACATCGCCCTGATTCCTTTCGGCGGAGGCACCTCGGTCGTCGGTGGTGTCGAGCCGCGCACCGGCCATGAGTACGCCGGGAGCATCTCCCTCGATCTGGCCCGGCTCAACCGCATCCTCGAGGTCGACCGCACCAGCCGCGCCGCCCGCATCCAGGCCGGCATAGTCGGACCCGACCTGGAAGCGGGTCTGCGTCCCCACGGGCTGACGCTGCGCCACTTCCCGCAGTCCTTCGAGTTCTCCACCCTCGGGGGCTGGCTGGCCACCCGTGCAGGTGGGCACTACGCCACCGTCTACACCCACATCGACGACATGACCGAGTCGCTGCGGGTGGTCACCCCCGCCGGCATCAGCCAATCGCGTCGCCTGCCGGGATCCGGTGCCGGCCCCTCCCCGGACCGGTTGTTTCTGGGCTCGGAAGGCATCCTCGGGGTCATTACCGAAGCCTGGATGCGCGTGCAGGACCGTCCCCGCTACCGCGCCGGCGCCGCGGTGCTGTTCGACGACTACCCCACCGCGGTCGACGCGACCCGCACCATCGCCCAAGCTGGGCTGTTCCCCGCCAACTGCCGCCTGCTCGACCCGATGGAAGCCTTCCTCAACGCCGCAACGCCATCCGCCGGTGGCGTGCTCGTGCTCGGCTTCGAGTCCGCCGATCACCCGGTCGCAGAGGCGATGAACCGGGCCGCTCAGATCTGCACGGACTTCGGGGGTCGAATACCCGACGGGATCAGTGTCACCGAGTCCGATGACACCGCCACCCGCCCCGGCGCCGCCGACACCTGGCGTTCGTCGTTCCTGCGGATGCCCTACCAACGCGACGCGCTCGCCGCGCAGTCGATGATCGTGGAAACCTTCGAAACCGCGTGCACCTGGGATCGTTTCGACGAACTGCGCCACGCCGTGCACGCCGCCGCCGAGCAGGCCTTCGCGTCCATCGGCTCGACCGGCCTGGTCAGCTGCCGGTTCACCCACATCTACCCCGACGGCCCCGCACCGTATTTCGGCATCTACGCCTCCGGCACCTGGGGGCAGACCGTCGAGCAGTGGGACGAGATCAAAGCCGCGGTCTCCGAAGCGCTCGCGACCTGCGGTGCGAGCATCACCCACCACCACGCAGTAGGTCGCGACCACCGGTCCTGGTACGACCGTCAACGCCCCGAACCGTTCGCCATCGCGTTGCGCGCGGCCAAGTCCGCGCTCGACCCGGCGGGCATCCTCAACCCCGGCGTCCTCATCGACCCGACCTCCCGAACACCAGGCAGGCGGTGA
- a CDS encoding HpcH/HpaI aldolase/citrate lyase family protein — MTVALTYLYVPGDRPERFDKALTSGADAIVLDLEDAVAADRKVLARETVARWIAALAPGSVEVWVRVNPGALQEADICAVAHPHLAGVWLPKVGSASEVEQVDRLLADVCPDATVSALIETAAGVFDALAIARAPRLRFLQLGEVDLAADLGVEVDDDGTALLFARSRVVAASVAAGIDPPPAAVSRNFRDGDALEADTRALARLGFVGRACIHPAQLEPVRRVFTPSQDEVRDARAVLACLDAADSGVAVDAEGFLIDEAVARQARRVLARAEQ; from the coding sequence GTGACCGTAGCGCTGACCTACCTCTACGTCCCGGGGGACCGCCCGGAGCGTTTCGACAAGGCGCTCACCTCGGGCGCCGACGCGATTGTGTTGGACCTCGAGGACGCGGTCGCCGCTGATCGAAAGGTGCTTGCGCGTGAGACGGTAGCTCGGTGGATTGCTGCGCTCGCACCCGGATCGGTGGAGGTGTGGGTGCGCGTGAACCCGGGCGCCTTGCAGGAAGCAGACATCTGCGCTGTCGCCCACCCGCACCTTGCGGGAGTGTGGCTGCCGAAGGTGGGATCCGCGAGCGAGGTCGAGCAGGTCGACAGGCTCCTGGCCGACGTCTGCCCCGACGCCACAGTGTCCGCGTTGATCGAGACCGCTGCCGGTGTGTTCGACGCCCTGGCCATCGCGCGTGCGCCCCGGTTGCGGTTTCTGCAACTCGGGGAAGTGGATCTGGCCGCGGATCTCGGTGTCGAAGTCGATGACGATGGCACCGCGTTGCTGTTCGCACGTAGTCGAGTCGTCGCGGCGAGTGTGGCGGCAGGCATCGACCCGCCCCCGGCCGCGGTGTCGCGTAACTTCCGCGACGGGGACGCCCTGGAGGCCGACACCCGAGCTCTTGCGCGGCTCGGGTTCGTCGGGCGGGCATGTATTCACCCTGCGCAGCTCGAACCGGTCCGTCGAGTGTTCACCCCCTCGCAGGACGAGGTGCGCGATGCCCGTGCTGTGCTTGCGTGTCTCGACGCGGCGGACTCCGGGGTTGCTGTGGACGCGGAAGGGTTCTTGATCGACGAAGCGGTTGCTCGGCAGGCGCGCAGAGTGCTCGCGCGAGCAGAGCAATGA